Proteins encoded together in one Juglans regia cultivar Chandler chromosome 9, Walnut 2.0, whole genome shotgun sequence window:
- the LOC108997450 gene encoding BTB/POZ domain-containing protein At1g63850, whose product MAATTTTTHLKAQTQPTKPRRRKYRETTISSSASATTYSPGHSNRKLDPPTIVSPDHHPWCCPASKHVSTPPPPPPSPPLPPPHTRRATNSNQEANNLSAFSSSSPSVSPSTFRIRFSPGSLSPVMDFSSTTMNGNDSFPSSFTKFNSALTAGLLNPMSPPPPSDKTIRSSPTLFEMMANEPDLHHSRTQIPRQNTAVPVPKPQLPQISPYDKHALSMQRISEILSSRSPGNQFNDTTSSDIKLTLSSKDGISVSVNLHRQILVAHSRFFSVKLSERWTMPQRPAGSPYIVEIADCDDVEVYIETLRLMYCKDLRKKLMKEDVSRALGILRVSAAIGFDAGVLSCLEYLEAAPWAEDEEEKVASLLSELQLDGVGAGEVLKRVSVEVADNEEVLLKLIHVVLEGKDEKARREMKGLVSKMLRENSSQNDLRKESLYLACDACLQLLRHHFLLAAASDLQDVVQIARQADNLHWILDILIDRQIADDFLRTWASESELSDAHAKVPAIHRFEVSRVTARLFVGIGKGQLLASKDARCLLLRTWLEPFYDDFGWMRRASKGLDRHLIEDGLCNTILTLPLSWQQDILLAWFNRFLNSSEDCPNIQRGFEVWWRRAFVRRNGEQERQRPLRITTATVEN is encoded by the exons ATGGCAGCAACAACAACTACAACTCACCTCAAAGCTCAAACCCAACCCACTAAGCCCAGACGCCGCAAGTACCGCGAGACCACCATCTCGTCTTCCGCCTCCGCCACCACTTACTCTCCTGGTCACTCGAATCGGAAGCTCGACCCGCCCACCATTGTCTCCCCCGACCACCACCCCTGGTGCTGCCCCGCTTCGAAACACGTATCAACCCCTCCTCCCCCTCCGCCATCTCCTCCGCTTCCGCCTCCACATACCCGCCGCGCTACGAACTCGAACCAGGAAGCCAATAACCTGTCCGCATTTTCCTCATCTTCGCCTTCCGTTTCGCCGTCAACATTTAGGATCCGATTCTCTCCTGGCAGTCTATCGCCTGTCATGGACTTTTCATCCACCACGATGAACGGGAACGACTCGTTCCCTTCCAGCTTCACCAAGTTCAACTCTGCCCTCACCGCCGGGCTCCTAAACCCAATGTCGCCACCTCCCCCGTCCGACAAAACGATCCGATCCAGTCCGACCCTTTTCGAAATGATGGCCAATGAGCCCGATCTCCACCACTCCAGAACCCAGATACCACGTCAAAACACCGCCGTACCAGTTCCGAAACCTCAACTCCCTCAAATCTCACCCTATGACAAACATGCCCTATCAATGCAGCGAATCTCCGAGATCTTGTCTAGCCGCAGCCCCGGGAACCAGTTCAACGACACGACCTCGAGTGACATTAAGCTTACATTGAGCTCCAAGGACGGCATCAGTGTCTCCGTGAATCTCCATCGTCAGATTCTCGTGGCCCACAGCAGGTTCTTTTCGGTCAAGTTGTCTGAGCGGTGGACGATGCCGCAGAGACCCGCGGGGTCGCCGTACATCGTGGAGATCGCGGACTGCGACGACGTCGAGGTTTACATTGAGACCTTGAGGTTGATGTACTGTAAGGATCTGAGGAAGAAGCTGATGAAAGAGGATGTTTCCAGAGCTCTTGGCATCTTAAGG GTATCGGCTGCAATTGGGTTTGATGCTGGGGTTTTGTCATGCTTAGAGTACTTAGAAGCTGCCCCATGGGctgaggatgaagaagagaagGTGGCTTCGTTATTGTCAGAGCTCCAACTTGACGGTGTCGGTGCCGGGGAAGTTTTGAAAAGGGTTTCAGTCGAGGTTGCTGACAACGAGGAAGTGCTGCTTAAACTTATACATGTGGTTCTTGAAGGTAAAGATGAGAAGGCGAGGCGAGAAATGAAGGGATTGGTGTCGAAGATGCTTCGTGAGAATTCGTCGCAGAATGACCTTCGGAAAGAGTCGTTGTACTTGGCTTGTGACGCGTGTTTGCAGTTGCTTCGCCACCATTTTTTGTTGGCAGCGGCGTCAGACTTACAGGATGTTGTTCAGATTGCGCGACAAGCAGATAATTTGCATTGGATTTTGGATATTCTGATCGATAGACAGATTGCTGATGATTTTTTGAGAACATGGGCATCAGAATCTGAATTGTCCGATGCGCATGCTAAAGTGCCTGCAATTCATAGGTTTGAGGTTAGCAGAGTCACGGCACGGCTATTTGTTGGGATTGGGAAGGGGCAGCTGTTGGCTTCTAAAGATGCTAGGTGCTTGCTATTAAGAACATGGCTAGAGCCGTTTTATGATGATTTCGGGTGGATGAGGAGAGCATCAAAAGGCCTCGATCGTCACTTAATTGAAGATGGGCTTTGTAACACGATTCTTACCCTGCCTCTATCTTGGCAACAGGATATTTTGCTTGCTTGGTTTAACCGTTTCTTGAACTCGAGTGAAGATTGTCCAAACATACAAAGAGGTTTTGAAGTTTGGTGGAGGAGGGCTTTTGTGAGACGAAATGGTGAGCAGGAAAGGCAACGACCATTGCGAATTACAACTGCAACTGTTGAGAACTAA